In Procambarus clarkii isolate CNS0578487 chromosome 5, FALCON_Pclarkii_2.0, whole genome shotgun sequence, the following are encoded in one genomic region:
- the LOC123766199 gene encoding reticulon-4-interacting protein 1 homolog, mitochondrial isoform X1 — translation MDYLIFLAQERAESVQVTLHSATTHFASILRSLGLGAKASFNSALVSIKNQRIGRDVAEKFCDWLAKLRERLSAFSPSEFYSKFLIFFLTEVTRTHIYFGGACFFAGSLCGILLGMRLQSSIVAPQRMRAVVANSYRGLEAIGVVEDVIAPRIVEPHQVLIQVKAAGIDYLDIKVAEGYGRVLRRQLNKYNPNVDGEFPVVLGRDCSGVVVVVGKAVTRVEQGEEVWLAVPFYHPGTLSEYVVVSEELVAPKPSQLTHEGAAALPYSIMIAWDALVTQGGLGPDSTTGKRVLVHAAVSGVGVVAIQLVRAWGGSVTTTVSSRAAPLAHLLGADDVITYDNSNFDKELMLREKYDVILNTVGQALHESCLKHCLPGGVVVTTTSSLLASDSYGYVAGGLYSLYMRARYWFTKSPWLTGGRWGTLEVNGEVLEKVSPLIDAGRLQAVVDKAYSAQDAEVAFAHVAKGEQIGKTVIRFSINTPIRNLGMAFWQDH, via the exons ATGGATTACCTTATCTTCCTGGCTCAAGAGAGAGCAGAGTCTGTACAG GTAACTTTGCACTCGGCTACAACTCATTTCGCCAGTATTCTTAGATCTTTGGGACTTGGGGCCAAAGCATCCTTCAACAGTGCTCTCGTTTCTATTAAGAACCAAAGGATCGGCAGAGATGTGGCAGAAAAATTTTGCGACTGGCTTGCTAAGCTAAGGGAAAGATTAAGTGCTTTCTCTCCTTCTGAATTTTATAGCAAGTTTTTAATATTTTTCCTAACTGAAG TGACACGAACTCACATATACTTCGGTGGAGCGTGTTTCTTTGCTGGAAGCCTCTGTGGCATCTTGCTGGGAATGAGGCTTCAGAGTAGTATAGTTGCACCCCAGCGCATGAGAGCTGTAGTGGCCAACAGCTACAGAGGATTGGAG GCCATTGGAGTAGTAGAAGATGTCATTGCACCAAGAATTGTGGAGCCACACCAAGTGTTAATTCAAGTGAAGGCTGCTGGAATTGATTACCTGGACATTAAGGTGGCCGAAGGATATGGCCGTGTATTGAGACGACAGTTAAATAAATATAATCCA AATGTGGATGGTGAGTTCCCAGTTGTTTTGGGGCGAGACTGttctggagtggtggtggttgttggcaaGGCAGTCACACGTGTGGAACAAGGAGAAGAG GTGTGGCTTGCTGTTCCATTTTATCATCCGGGAACTCTGAGCGAATATGTGGTAGTGTCGGAGGAACTGGTGGCCCCCAAGCCATCACAATTGACTCATGAAGGTGCTGCTGCTCTACCCTACAGCATCATGATAGCTTGGGATGCTCTGGTAACACAAGGAGGACTTGGCCCAGACTCTACTACCGGCAAGAG AGTTTTGGTTCATGCAGCAGTTTCCGGGGTTGGAGTCGTTGCAATACAGTTGGTGCGTGCGTGGGGGGGAAGTGTCACCACGACGGTGTCCTCACGAGCAGCACCCCTGGCACACCTGCTGGGTGCTGATGATGTCATCACTTACGATAACTCAAATTTTGATAAGGAGCTCATGCTGAGAGAAAA GTATGATGTCATTCTCAACACAGTGGGTCAGGCGCTACACGAATCCTGTTTAAAACATTGTCTTCCTGGTGGAGTTGTCGTCACCACTACCTCATCGCTGTTGGCATCGGATTCGTATGGCTATGTGGCTGGTGGCCTCTATTCTTTATATATGAGAGCAAGATATTGGTTCACCAAG TCACCATGGTTGACTGGTGGTAGATGGGGGACTCTGGAGGTCAATGGAGAAGTGTTGGAGAAGGTTTCGCCACTTATAGATGCAGGACGACTGCAGGCAGTTGTGGACAAGGCATATTCGGCCCAGGATGCAGAGGTGGCATTTGCACATGTAGCCAAAGGCGAACAAATTGGTAAAACTGTTATCCGATTTAG TATTAACACACCAATTAGGAATCTAGGAATGGCATTTT GGCAAGACCACTAG
- the LOC123766199 gene encoding reticulon-4-interacting protein 1 homolog, mitochondrial isoform X2, with protein sequence MDYLIFLAQERAESVQVTLHSATTHFASILRSLGLGAKASFNSALVSIKNQRIGRDVAEKFCDWLAKLRERLSAFSPSEFYSKFLIFFLTEVTRTHIYFGGACFFAGSLCGILLGMRLQSSIVAPQRMRAVVANSYRGLEAIGVVEDVIAPRIVEPHQVLIQVKAAGIDYLDIKVAEGYGRVLRRQLNKYNPNVDGEFPVVLGRDCSGVVVVVGKAVTRVEQGEEVWLAVPFYHPGTLSEYVVVSEELVAPKPSQLTHEGAAALPYSIMIAWDALVTQGGLGPDSTTGKRVLVHAAVSGVGVVAIQLVRAWGGSVTTTVSSRAAPLAHLLGADDVITYDNSNFDKELMLREKYDVILNTVGQALHESCLKHCLPGGVVVTTTSSLLASDSYGYVAGGLYSLYMRARYWFTKSPWLTGGRWGTLEVNGEVLEKVSPLIDAGRLQAVVDKAYSAQDAEVAFAHVAKGEQIGKTVIRFRARPLASRMEGSL encoded by the exons ATGGATTACCTTATCTTCCTGGCTCAAGAGAGAGCAGAGTCTGTACAG GTAACTTTGCACTCGGCTACAACTCATTTCGCCAGTATTCTTAGATCTTTGGGACTTGGGGCCAAAGCATCCTTCAACAGTGCTCTCGTTTCTATTAAGAACCAAAGGATCGGCAGAGATGTGGCAGAAAAATTTTGCGACTGGCTTGCTAAGCTAAGGGAAAGATTAAGTGCTTTCTCTCCTTCTGAATTTTATAGCAAGTTTTTAATATTTTTCCTAACTGAAG TGACACGAACTCACATATACTTCGGTGGAGCGTGTTTCTTTGCTGGAAGCCTCTGTGGCATCTTGCTGGGAATGAGGCTTCAGAGTAGTATAGTTGCACCCCAGCGCATGAGAGCTGTAGTGGCCAACAGCTACAGAGGATTGGAG GCCATTGGAGTAGTAGAAGATGTCATTGCACCAAGAATTGTGGAGCCACACCAAGTGTTAATTCAAGTGAAGGCTGCTGGAATTGATTACCTGGACATTAAGGTGGCCGAAGGATATGGCCGTGTATTGAGACGACAGTTAAATAAATATAATCCA AATGTGGATGGTGAGTTCCCAGTTGTTTTGGGGCGAGACTGttctggagtggtggtggttgttggcaaGGCAGTCACACGTGTGGAACAAGGAGAAGAG GTGTGGCTTGCTGTTCCATTTTATCATCCGGGAACTCTGAGCGAATATGTGGTAGTGTCGGAGGAACTGGTGGCCCCCAAGCCATCACAATTGACTCATGAAGGTGCTGCTGCTCTACCCTACAGCATCATGATAGCTTGGGATGCTCTGGTAACACAAGGAGGACTTGGCCCAGACTCTACTACCGGCAAGAG AGTTTTGGTTCATGCAGCAGTTTCCGGGGTTGGAGTCGTTGCAATACAGTTGGTGCGTGCGTGGGGGGGAAGTGTCACCACGACGGTGTCCTCACGAGCAGCACCCCTGGCACACCTGCTGGGTGCTGATGATGTCATCACTTACGATAACTCAAATTTTGATAAGGAGCTCATGCTGAGAGAAAA GTATGATGTCATTCTCAACACAGTGGGTCAGGCGCTACACGAATCCTGTTTAAAACATTGTCTTCCTGGTGGAGTTGTCGTCACCACTACCTCATCGCTGTTGGCATCGGATTCGTATGGCTATGTGGCTGGTGGCCTCTATTCTTTATATATGAGAGCAAGATATTGGTTCACCAAG TCACCATGGTTGACTGGTGGTAGATGGGGGACTCTGGAGGTCAATGGAGAAGTGTTGGAGAAGGTTTCGCCACTTATAGATGCAGGACGACTGCAGGCAGTTGTGGACAAGGCATATTCGGCCCAGGATGCAGAGGTGGCATTTGCACATGTAGCCAAAGGCGAACAAATTGGTAAAACTGTTATCCGATTTAG GGCAAGACCACTAGCTTCACGGATGGAAGGTTCTTTGTAA